TCTTCAGGGGCTCGGCGAGCTTCTCTATGACGCTCGCCGGTACAACGCTGGCGCCGACATGCTGCGTGATAAGCCCGGGCTCCTTGGCTGTCACCGCTGTTCCTCTTATCCGGTCAAGGAGCGTGGTCTTGCCATGGTCCACGTGGCCTAGCACAACCACTATAGGCTGCCTTAGCCGCTTGCCTGTAGATTGTCCGCCGGCCGTGCCGGACAAAGTGACGTCACCCGTGCTAGCAGCATGCAGCCACCCTACTATAACGTAATAGCCGCAATAGCTGTACGAGACTTCCCGGCCCGGGGGCCTACACTAGGCTCCTGCTCCAAGATACCAAATAAAGGGGTCCGGACTCCTCCACGCCGTGGCCCTCCGTTGAAGGAGGGATGCTGGGCCCGCAAAGGGCCCGGGGATGAACCTCCTGGAGGTGTAGGAGACGGTGCCCGAGTTCAAGATAGTAATATCGGACCCTGGAGCTAAGGCAGACTCCCCCGTGCTAAAGGTGAAGATCAAGGGCGACGAGAACATAGAGTATGGCGAGGAGGAGAAGAGCCAGCGCAAGCTACCAGTCTGCAAGGCCAATCCCAAGCTTATAGAAAAGCTGGGCGCGATACACAACATAATCACTGTGAGGATAAGGAAGGAGGAGAAGAAGATTAAGCACACTTGCAGGGTAGTGGCCGATGCAGAGGTGCCAGAGGACGAGGTACGCGTAAGCCTAGAATGGCTCGGTGACGCTGCTGGAGTGGAAGAGGCAGAGGGTGAGGTATTCCGCGCTAAGGCGTGGCAGATAGCGATAACAAGTCCTCAGGCAGACCAGCTGATAGGCCTAAAGATAGGCGACACCTTCGACGGCGGGCTCGTAGGGCTCCCCGGCTACCAGCTAAAGATACGCGGCGGTAGCGACAGCAGCGGCTTCCCAATGCTTCCCTCAATACCCGGCCCAGTGAAGAAGCGAGTACTGCTATCCGGCCCACCGGGCTTCCATCCACGTGAGAAGGGCGAGAGGAGGAGGAAGACAGTACGCGGCAATACGATAACACACGACATAGTCCAGATAAACACCGTAATAGTTTACCCAGAGAACAAGTAAAAGCCGCGCCAGAGCCGGGCAGCCTAGCACCAAAGGCTTGATGGATGGTTTTAGGTGGTCTCTACCTCTGCCTCCTCCTCTCCGGGCAATCAACTACAGCAGTGATACAAGCCTAGCCTTCTTTATTCCCTTAGCTCTAGGCACTAGGGGTGGGGTGCGTCAGTATTGGCGAAGTTCGATATGGATGAAATTGAAGCACAGCGGCAACGGCAGCCCGAGGTCAACATAGGTACTGCAGGACACGTAGACCATGGCAAAACTACGCTGGTGCAGGCCCTTACCGGCGTCTGGACAGCAAAGCATAGCGAGGAGCTGAAGAGAGGCATGACTATAAAGCTTGGCTATGCCGAGGGCGAGGTATGGTACTGCGAGGGCGCCGAAGGGCCGGAAGCATACCAACCCTTCCCCGAGCTCTGCCCGGAGGGTACGGTGCCTAAGCTTCTCCGAAAGGTCTCCTACGTGGACGCGCCTGGACACGAGATACTAATGGCAACGATGCTTTCAGGAGCAGCGTTGATGGACGGCGCTCTCCTCGTCATAGCGGCCAACGAGCGTTGTCCCCAGCCACAGACCTACGAGCACCTAATGGCTCTAGACATAGTAGGGGTTCACAACATAGTCCTGGTGCAGAACAAGGTTGATGTAGTAAGCCCGGAGAGAGCCCGGGAAAGCTACCAAGAGATAAAGGAGTTCGTAAAGGGCACGTTCGCAGAGAACGCTCCCATAATACCGGTGAGTGCTCTCCACAAAGTCAACGTAGACGCGGTACTCATGGCTATGGAGCACCTTATACCGACGCCAAAGCGGGACCCTGCCAAACCACCACTAATGTTCATAGCCAGGAGCTTTGACGTAAACAAGCCAGGCACCCCTGTCGAGGAGCTAAGAGGCGGTGTAGTAGGCGGATCGCTCATACAAGGTGTCCTCCGCGTTGGTGACGAGATAGAGATAGTACCCGGTGTACGTGTAGAGGAAAGGGGCAGGGTACGCTATGAGCCCCTAGTAACAGAGGTCACAAGCCTACGCTTCGGCAACCTAGAGGTAGACGAAGCCAAGCCAGGCGGCCTGGTAGCAGTAGGCACTAAGCTCGACCCATCCGTGGCCAAGGCAGACAACCTAGTAGGCAACATACTAGGAAAGCCCGGGCACCTGCCACCCGTACGCGATACCATAAGGCTAGAGTACTACATGCTTGAGCGAGTCGTCGGTGCACGCGACCTAGTCAAAGTGCCACCGCTGAGGCAGAGAGAGATAGTGATGTTGACTGTCGGTACAGCGATAACTCTCGGCGTTGTGGCAAACGCTGGCAAGGACGAGATAGAGGTCAAGCTACGTAGACCGGTAGCAGCATGGGAGGGCGCTAGAGTAGCGATATCCAGGCAGGTCCTTGGACGCTGGAGGCTGGTTGGATGGGGATTGGTAAAAGACTAAAACGAGTCGTTTATGACACAAGCATACTTATGCTCCTCTATGAAGGCGTCCCTGTCTTCGAGGAAAGCGCCTCTCTACTCCTATCCAAGCCAGAATGCATAGTCCCACGGCAAGTCCAGGATGAGCTAAAGAAGCTTGCTGAGACAGCTGGCTCCATACACCGTAGAAAAGCAGCACGTCTCGCCCTAGAAGCTATAAGAAAGATGGGCTGCAGGATAGTAGACGTGGATGCGGATAGCACGGATGACGCTATAATAGCTATAGTTGTGTCCGACCCCGAAGCCATAGTGGCTACAGCCGATAACGAGCTTAGGAGAAGACTGAGAGAAATAGGGCTCCCAAATATATACTACCGTAGGTCACGTCATGGCTTGATGCTCGAAGGCGCGTAGATGGGAGTCGTCCTGGCCGTAGAGCGTAGAACCATAACGTTATTAGCCGCGTAGCGGACACACTTAATACTTCCCAGCCTCTAGCCTCGGGCTTGGCGCTCCTAAAGAGTAGTGTGAGCAACGCTGAGGCTTACCCGAGGGTGACAACTTGTACATGATATACCGGGTTAGAGACACTGTTAGGATACCGCCAAGCCTGTTCGGCATGCCTCTCGAGGAGGCAGCGCTGCAGGTACTCACTGAAAAGTACGTGGGCTACGTTCACCCAGATATGGGAATCATAGTAGCTATATTCGACGTTAAGGTTAGCGAAGAGGGGCGTATCATACCGGGCGACGGCGCAACCTACCACGAGTCAGAGTACAGCGTGCTCGCGTTCAAACCAGTAGTAAAAGAGGTAGTGGAAGGCGTCGTGGTTAACGCTCAGCAGTACGGCTTGTGGGTGAACCTTGGGCCTGTAGAGGGCTTTGCACACGTAACACAGCTGATGGACGACCGCGTCATGTTTGATCCGCAGCGCAAGGCGCTCATCGGAGAGCGCACCAGGCGTATAGTGGAGGTAGGTGACGTGGTTAGAGCAAGAGTGGTATCAGTATCGATACCGTCAGAGCCTACAATGAGGCCAAGGATACAGTTGACTATGCGGCAGCCATACCTGGGTAAACCGGAATGGTATAAGAAGGCTGGGCAGCAAGAGTAAACCTGTAACCGCAGATACCTGCACGGTATCTAAGTCTGTTTTAACACGATTGTATTCATTGCATACAGTGTTTCGTAGTACCTTGCTGGCTGGTCGCATTCATATCGGTTTCAACAGTTCAACGGGGTTGGAGTAGGTATGTCTGCAAGGAGGGTTAGGGTACCACCTTTCAAAGCGTGTAGGAAGTGTAAGAGCCTAGTACCACGCGAGGCCTCTCGCTGTCCAGTCTGTGGCTCTACAGACCTATCAGAGGACTGGGAGGGGGCGCTGGTAGTAATAGACCCAGAGAAGTCGGTAATAGCAAAGAAGCTCGAGATAACAAAGCCCGGGAGATACGCAATAAAGGTAAGGTAATGTGTGGAGAAAAGGTCCAGAAGGCCGGCTGCCCCGAGCCACTCTCTAAGATGCCTAAGGCGCCAAAACCAGGAGCCACGGTAAGGGCTCGACAGCGGTATCCTGCATGTGGGTGTTTTAGGCGATGAGTATGATTGGTACACCCCTCTGTATGCCGGATGAGCTTAGGCCACTCCTCGCCTCCCGGACGCCGCGTGGGAGACTAGTCCCGAGCCTAGCCCACGTACTAGCTGAGCTAAGGTACTCAAGGCTAATAGTGATAGGGGATAGGGTGACGAGGACAGCGTTCGAACTAGGCCTAGAGCCTGTGCTAGCCATATACGACTGTGTGGAAATGCGGGAGAACATTGAGTGTCCAGAGCCGCCTAGCCACTATCGGCGCGAGGCTGTGTCCAACCCACGTTCGTCGATTTCGTTTGAAGCCGCTAGGGCTATCCGGGACGCGATACGACAGGGAGCTAACACCGCTATACAGGTTTATGGCGAGGAGGATCTACTCGCCATACCAGCGATACTATACGCTGATACAGGGTATGTAGTAGCCTACGGTCAGCCATCCCGCGGGGTTGTACTAGTCCGGGTTGACTCGTATGTTAAGAGGCTTGTAGCTAATCTCCTACACAGTTTTGAGCCATGCAGTGCAAGCTCGCCGGGAAAGACTAAAGAATAAACCCGGGAGGCCCGGTGTCTCCACGGGGCTAGACAGTAGGGTACTGCGAGGTGGCGGTAGTGTCTCAGACAAGCACGCCTATGGATATGATCGAACTACTAAGACCCAAGGACGCGAAAAAGCTCGAAGTAGACCTTGGTGAGGGCTATGAAGTATATGCGGTAAAGGACTGGTACAACCCGCTGATAAAGCGCCGTGAGCTGGACGTGATAATACTTCATGTTGGCAAGCCTACTCCTAGCCGTATGAAGCTCCGCTACGCCTTCTCGAAGGCACTAAACGTGGACATCAAGAGGCTATACATAAGGAAGGTGCTAAGCGAGTACGGTGTCGGGAGGACCAAGGCCGAGATACACGTGTATGATACACCAGAGCGTGCGCTACAGTTTGAGCCAAAGCACATCATAGAGCGCAACAAGCTGCCAGAAGAGGAAGAGGAGTAACCCTCAAACAGGGGAGAAAAGGCAAACGCGTGGGGTGCATAAGTCGTGGCCAAGGAGGGGCTTAAGCTATACGTGCACAAGCTATACGAGTACGACTACAACACTGGCACAATAAAGCGTAAGAACAAGATATGCCCGCGCTGCGGCAGCTTCATGGCTTTCCACAAGAAGCCGGTGCCGAGGTGGCACTGTGGCAAATGCGGCCATACAGAGTTCGTCAGGGAGTCTGGCAAGTAACCCCCGCAGCCTATACCGTGGGTTAGAATGGGACCGCGAAGTCTACATACTAGGCATAGAGTCTACGGCTCACACTTTTGGCGTAGGCATAGCCTCCACTAAGCCACCCTACATCCTGTCCAACGTCCGTGACGTATACCGGCCAAAGGAAGGGGGTATTCATCCACGCGAAGCTGCTAGCCACCACGCAAAAGTAGCACCGACAGTTCTACGCGAGGCACTCCGGCAAGCAGGCCTCAGCATAAACGATGTAGACGGTATTGCTGTAGCGCTCGGACCTGGCCTGGGTCCAGCACTGAGGGTTGGCGCGACTATAGCTCGTGGTCTCTCAGCCTACTACTCGAAGCCGCTTATACCGGTGAACCATGCACTTGCCCATATAGAGATAGGGAGGCTTGCAACCGGTTTCAGTGATCCGCTAGTTCTCTACGTCTCTGGAGGAAACACGATGGTAGCAGCTTTTGCCAAAAAACGTTACCGTGTATTCGGCGAGACACTCGACATAGCACTGGGTA
The window above is part of the Pyrodictium abyssi genome. Proteins encoded here:
- a CDS encoding 30S ribosomal protein S6e, with the protein product MPEFKIVISDPGAKADSPVLKVKIKGDENIEYGEEEKSQRKLPVCKANPKLIEKLGAIHNIITVRIRKEEKKIKHTCRVVADAEVPEDEVRVSLEWLGDAAGVEEAEGEVFRAKAWQIAITSPQADQLIGLKIGDTFDGGLVGLPGYQLKIRGGSDSSGFPMLPSIPGPVKKRVLLSGPPGFHPREKGERRRKTVRGNTITHDIVQINTVIVYPENK
- a CDS encoding translation initiation factor IF-2 subunit gamma, which encodes MDEIEAQRQRQPEVNIGTAGHVDHGKTTLVQALTGVWTAKHSEELKRGMTIKLGYAEGEVWYCEGAEGPEAYQPFPELCPEGTVPKLLRKVSYVDAPGHEILMATMLSGAALMDGALLVIAANERCPQPQTYEHLMALDIVGVHNIVLVQNKVDVVSPERARESYQEIKEFVKGTFAENAPIIPVSALHKVNVDAVLMAMEHLIPTPKRDPAKPPLMFIARSFDVNKPGTPVEELRGGVVGGSLIQGVLRVGDEIEIVPGVRVEERGRVRYEPLVTEVTSLRFGNLEVDEAKPGGLVAVGTKLDPSVAKADNLVGNILGKPGHLPPVRDTIRLEYYMLERVVGARDLVKVPPLRQREIVMLTVGTAITLGVVANAGKDEIEVKLRRPVAAWEGARVAISRQVLGRWRLVGWGLVKD
- a CDS encoding PIN domain-containing protein, which encodes MGIGKRLKRVVYDTSILMLLYEGVPVFEESASLLLSKPECIVPRQVQDELKKLAETAGSIHRRKAARLALEAIRKMGCRIVDVDADSTDDAIIAIVVSDPEAIVATADNELRRRLREIGLPNIYYRRSRHGLMLEGA
- a CDS encoding DNA-directed RNA polymerase, with protein sequence MYMIYRVRDTVRIPPSLFGMPLEEAALQVLTEKYVGYVHPDMGIIVAIFDVKVSEEGRIIPGDGATYHESEYSVLAFKPVVKEVVEGVVVNAQQYGLWVNLGPVEGFAHVTQLMDDRVMFDPQRKALIGERTRRIVEVGDVVRARVVSVSIPSEPTMRPRIQLTMRQPYLGKPEWYKKAGQQE
- the spt4 gene encoding transcription elongation factor subunit Spt4, which encodes MSARRVRVPPFKACRKCKSLVPREASRCPVCGSTDLSEDWEGALVVIDPEKSVIAKKLEITKPGRYAIKVR
- a CDS encoding GTP-dependent dephospho-CoA kinase family protein, which translates into the protein MPDELRPLLASRTPRGRLVPSLAHVLAELRYSRLIVIGDRVTRTAFELGLEPVLAIYDCVEMRENIECPEPPSHYRREAVSNPRSSISFEAARAIRDAIRQGANTAIQVYGEEDLLAIPAILYADTGYVVAYGQPSRGVVLVRVDSYVKRLVANLLHSFEPCSASSPGKTKE
- a CDS encoding 30S ribosomal protein S24e, with amino-acid sequence MSQTSTPMDMIELLRPKDAKKLEVDLGEGYEVYAVKDWYNPLIKRRELDVIILHVGKPTPSRMKLRYAFSKALNVDIKRLYIRKVLSEYGVGRTKAEIHVYDTPERALQFEPKHIIERNKLPEEEEE
- a CDS encoding 30S ribosomal protein S27ae; this translates as MAKEGLKLYVHKLYEYDYNTGTIKRKNKICPRCGSFMAFHKKPVPRWHCGKCGHTEFVRESGK